The Clostridium beijerinckii genomic sequence TCTCTTGGATTTATCAAGTTCCAAGCAATTTGCTGCTATAAAGCCTTTCAAAGAACCAATCTTTTCACTAGTTTCTAAATTATAAATGCATACCTCTTCCGTATCGCATGCATATATCTTTTTATTATTGGAATCCACTTTTATATTACCATTATTGGGGATATTCCATGTTTTATCAGAATTAAACAAATCATGAATAAGAGTAACTTTATTATTTCTATCACTAGCTATATATATATTGTTTTTTTCGTCTATAACTATATTTTGAGGCCTTGGACCGATTTCAACTTCTTTTATAATGCGATAAGTATCACCATCAATGATAGATACTCTACCTGTGCCTATATTTGATACATAATAAATCATCTTCTCTAGTTTATCAATCATAAGTTTGCTGTCACCCCATCATTTTCTTATATTAAAATTTATGCTTTGTTCTTCGTTATTATGCAACAAAAACATGAAAAGACCTGGTTTAACCAGATCTTATTCAACTAATTCATAAGTTTCATTTTTTCCTTCTCCTAAAATCTTATACATTGCGGTTGGATAAATATTATTCTTATATAATTCTGTTTGAACAATTTCCATGTCTATGTCTTTGAATTTGACTGCCTGAGTGCAGCTAATATTAATTTTATTAGGAGCGCTAACTAATTTTGTTTTAATATTTCTTTTAGTTAAATGCTCATATATATATAGTGCTCTCTGATGACAAGTAAATACCATTATATAATCATACTTTTCTGCTTTCATATAAATCGCCTCTATCTGGTGTTATCCTAATATTATTTATAAGATATTTCTACCTTATTGTATGTTCTAAAATTTTAGAAGTGATTCTATATTCCACTTGGTTTCTTTCTTAATAAACGTTCCATAATAGATTGATTCCTTTCAAATTCAAGGTCTTCATATAATTTATTCTTTTCTTCATTTATTGTCATGACTTTCTGTCTAATTATTAGATTTTCATTTTCAAGTTCTAATAATTTTTTTTCTATACTTATCCTAATATCTTTTTCTTTTAGTAATTGATCTTTTGCATCATCCAGCTGCTTTTTTGTATCATCAAATTCCTTTTGAAGATTTTGTTGTAACTCTATAAATACATTATAATTCTCATCTGTCTTACGTTTTTGTTCTAATATTATTGCAATTCTCTCTTCATAATCATCCATGAATCTTTGTTTTTTTTGCAATTGCATATTTAATGAATCAATTTTCCTATCCAAATTTTTCTTTTCTAACTTCACTTTAGATAATTCGAGTTTTAAATTTTGAATTTCCTCATTTTCATTAAATGAAATTTCATTATTAACTTGATTCGTCTCATGTTTCAATGAATTATTCATAGTAAATCTATTTGGAATATATAGATTTAAATCCGGTTCATCTGTTCCGTAAGTCTCTAGTAATTTAACGGAATTATCTCTGTTATAATGCATAAAACAATGGTATCTCATTACTGTAAATTCATTACCTTTATCAAAATATATAGGGCTTTCCCATTGCTCATTATTAAAAAATGAATAAAATATCTTATTTTGTTCTATCCAACAGGCACATAATTCGTTATTTCCAATAAATAATATTGGATCGATTAATTTCATATTACTTTCACGAACTCTGTAAACTTGTATATTACCACTAATATCTATACAAACGTGATCAATAAAATACAATAAATCTTCTCTAGATTTGTTTAATATATGAACATCCTGTTGTTGGTCCCTTAACACTTCAAAAGATATATCATCTCCTTGAATCCCATAAAGTCTTTTAGCAGAAGACCATTTACGATTTTCAAAGTTACAATAGTTTAGTGAGACTTCATCTCCTTCATCTGTGATGAAAAATACTTCAAGACCACTTTGTTCATTTGTGTTTACTAAATAATATTCCTTTAAGTTAGGTACCAAGACGATATCTTGCAGCGAGAAAAATTTCGTCTCTTTTCCATTCCAGGCGCAATGCATTAACACACCGTGATCACTGCCATCATTGCTTATGAGCAAAAAAAATATATGCATTTCTTCTCCAATAATTTCAATCTTTAAATGCTCTATTTGAAACTCATCAAAATCCATTTGATATAGAGTTTTTCCGACCCAATGTTTATCCTTCATTGTGCAATATTTCAATTCACCCTTAATATTGCTGTATACTATATGTATTCTCTCATCCCCCTCAACATAAACAGCAAACCCCAATACTTCATTATTAATCAAATTTTCTTTAGTCCATTTTCCTTCTTCATACATAATTTTATAACACAATTCTCTATTATCATTTCGGAAAAATTTCCATATGTTATCAGTATAATCAACATATATACTATTCATGCCACTCCCTCCTTAATAAAATTATATTTTTAATAGAAGTTTATTATGCTTTTTTGTAAAACTTATTTTAATTTAACTTTTATTATCACCAGCATAATGTAATTTCATATAATGTATTGTAAATGTTGAATAAACTTATGTTCAATAAACTTTTTGAAGAGGAGGAAAATATATGCCCATTAACTTCAAGAAATTTTCGCCACGTCCTGGCCTTGTAAATAAACAAGGACATTTACCAGATCCTTCTGAATTAGTTTGCATTGAAGTACCAAAGATTTTTGATCAATGCCTAATAAAAAGATGTCTTGTATATGGCGATGGTCCTGACACAAATACAACAGATTCTGAATTAAGAAGCAATCCACTAACAGATCCTAAAAGATATATTGGTAGTAGAGATTTTAATTTAACATTAATTTCTGTGGATAAGATTCCACTT encodes the following:
- a CDS encoding DUF3343 domain-containing protein → MKAEKYDYIMVFTCHQRALYIYEHLTKRNIKTKLVSAPNKINISCTQAVKFKDIDMEIVQTELYKNNIYPTAMYKILGEGKNETYELVE